From the Gallaecimonas kandeliae genome, one window contains:
- a CDS encoding DUF5655 domain-containing protein, with translation MYQPHPAIKHAKAMAQNLAADTGRELTDWRALVAAEAPNDPKAWLKAEYGLGGATVGLILDPYSADEDHYLEMAPKWVDAQYSGKMAALRPLYDAVEDLLLSISDEVQLCPTQTLVSAYHNKLFAQVKVASQSAIDLGLALGTAVPFGRRLEDTGGLARKDRITHKVRLTDVSQLDDELGQWLAQAFEFAR, from the coding sequence ATGTACCAGCCCCACCCCGCTATCAAGCATGCCAAAGCCATGGCCCAGAACCTGGCCGCCGATACCGGCCGAGAACTCACCGACTGGCGCGCCCTGGTGGCGGCCGAAGCTCCCAACGACCCAAAGGCCTGGTTGAAGGCCGAGTACGGCCTTGGCGGCGCCACCGTAGGCCTTATCCTGGATCCTTACAGCGCAGATGAAGACCATTACCTGGAGATGGCCCCCAAGTGGGTGGACGCCCAGTACAGCGGCAAGATGGCGGCGCTGCGGCCCCTCTATGACGCCGTCGAAGATCTGCTGTTATCCATCTCGGACGAGGTCCAGCTCTGCCCCACCCAGACCCTGGTATCGGCCTACCACAACAAGCTCTTCGCCCAAGTCAAAGTCGCCAGCCAGTCGGCCATCGACCTGGGGCTGGCTCTGGGCACTGCTGTGCCTTTCGGCAGGCGACTGGAAGATACGGGGGGCCTCGCCAGGAAAGACAGGATCACCCACAAGGTGCGGCTGACTGACGTCAGCCAACTGGACGACGAACTGGGCCAGTGGCTGGCCCAGGCCTTTGAGTTTGCCCGTTAG
- the rsuA gene encoding 16S rRNA pseudouridine(516) synthase RsuA, translating to MRLDKFIADNSDYSRAQVKRLMHKELVSVNGEVVKDPGFKVTEQDQVLLDGEPMRSLGSRYLMLHKPKGYVCSTDDPEHASVLLLLDDRERFGLHMAGRLDLDTTGLVLLTDDGQWSHRVTSPKHQCQKRYRVWLDEPLVADAEARFLEGVQLRGERHLTKPAQLERISDTEVLLTISEGKYHQVKRMFAALDNKVVDLHREAVGALELDPDLAEGEYRPLTPEEVASLV from the coding sequence ATGCGTTTGGATAAGTTTATCGCCGACAACTCAGACTACTCCCGTGCCCAGGTAAAAAGGCTGATGCACAAGGAGCTGGTGTCGGTGAACGGGGAAGTGGTCAAGGATCCTGGCTTCAAGGTGACAGAGCAGGATCAGGTACTTCTGGACGGCGAGCCCATGCGCTCCCTGGGCAGCCGCTACCTGATGCTGCACAAGCCCAAGGGCTACGTCTGCTCCACCGACGATCCCGAACACGCCTCGGTACTGTTGCTGCTGGACGACAGGGAGCGCTTCGGCCTGCATATGGCGGGGCGCCTAGATCTCGACACCACAGGTCTGGTGCTGCTGACCGATGACGGCCAGTGGTCCCACCGTGTCACCAGCCCCAAGCATCAGTGCCAGAAACGTTACCGGGTTTGGTTGGACGAGCCCCTGGTGGCCGACGCCGAGGCCCGCTTCCTGGAAGGAGTGCAGCTGCGCGGCGAACGCCACCTCACCAAACCGGCCCAGCTGGAGCGCATCAGCGATACCGAGGTGCTGCTGACCATCAGCGAAGGCAAGTACCACCAGGTCAAGCGGATGTTCGCCGCCCTGGACAACAAGGTGGTAGATCTGCACCGCGAAGCCGTAGGCGCCCTGGAGCTGGATCCGGATCTGGCCGAGGGCGAATACCGTCCCCTCACCCCAGAAGAAGTGGCCAGCCTGGTCTAA
- a CDS encoding aromatic amino acid transaminase has protein sequence MFESLHALPADPILGLSVAYQKDGNPNKVDLGVGVYKTETGETPIMKAVALAQRQRIDTETTKTYVSSAGDAGFNDKLAKLVFGAENPVLARQCTVTTPGGTGALRMAAELIKRCHPGATVWVTNPTWANHTALFQDAGLVVKSYRYFDKDNSCVDFAGMMEALKAIPKGDVVLLHACCHNPSGADLSQEQWKAFAELAKEKGFTPLLDMAYQGFGVGLEEDAFGPRYLAETLPELLLTTSGSKNFGMYRERVGALTMVAENGTRAEILSSVIQNVARCIYSMPPVHGAAIIDIILGSNELSALWQQELAEMRGRIHDLRALLVEKLHARQDQKDFSFITRQYGMFSFLGISPEQVRRLKEEFSVYMVDSSRMNLAGINHQNADYLADAIVKVL, from the coding sequence ATGTTCGAGAGCCTGCACGCCCTGCCCGCCGATCCCATCCTTGGCCTGTCCGTTGCCTACCAGAAAGACGGCAACCCCAACAAAGTGGATCTCGGTGTAGGTGTCTACAAGACCGAGACCGGTGAAACCCCGATCATGAAGGCGGTCGCCCTGGCCCAGCGCCAGCGCATCGACACCGAAACCACCAAGACCTATGTCAGCTCCGCAGGCGATGCCGGTTTCAACGACAAACTTGCCAAGCTGGTGTTCGGCGCAGAAAACCCGGTGCTGGCCCGCCAGTGCACCGTCACCACCCCGGGCGGCACAGGCGCCCTGCGCATGGCAGCCGAGCTCATCAAGCGCTGCCATCCTGGCGCCACCGTCTGGGTCACCAACCCCACCTGGGCCAACCATACCGCCCTGTTCCAAGATGCAGGCCTGGTGGTCAAGTCCTACCGCTACTTCGACAAGGACAATTCCTGTGTCGATTTCGCCGGCATGATGGAAGCACTCAAAGCCATACCCAAAGGGGATGTCGTACTGCTGCACGCCTGCTGCCACAACCCCTCTGGCGCCGATCTCAGCCAGGAGCAATGGAAGGCTTTTGCCGAGCTGGCCAAGGAAAAGGGCTTCACCCCACTGCTGGACATGGCCTATCAGGGCTTCGGTGTGGGCCTGGAAGAAGACGCCTTTGGCCCCCGCTACCTGGCCGAGACCCTGCCCGAGCTGCTGCTCACCACCTCCGGCTCCAAGAACTTCGGCATGTACCGTGAGCGCGTCGGCGCCCTGACCATGGTGGCGGAGAACGGCACCCGCGCCGAGATCCTCTCCAGCGTCATCCAGAACGTGGCCCGCTGCATCTACTCCATGCCCCCTGTCCACGGCGCCGCCATCATCGACATCATCCTCGGCTCCAACGAGCTCAGCGCCCTGTGGCAGCAGGAACTGGCCGAGATGCGTGGCCGTATCCACGATCTGCGCGCCCTGCTGGTGGAAAAACTCCACGCCCGTCAGGACCAGAAGGACTTCAGCTTCATCACCCGCCAGTACGGGATGTTCTCCTTCCTCGGCATCAGCCCCGAGCAGGTGCGCCGCCTCAAGGAAGAGTTCTCCGTCTACATGGTGGACTCCAGCCGCATGAACCTGGCCGGTATCAACCACCAGAATGCCGATTACCTGGCCGACGCCATCGTCAAAGTGCTCTAA
- the ggt gene encoding gamma-glutamyltransferase, with amino-acid sequence MRHWLWLALIPTLVLAKGEIREPEAATGRHQQQAVVGNKLMMATANPLASQAGFAILKQGGSAVDAIIAAEMVLNLVEPQSSGVGGGAFMLVWDEKAKTIKTMDAREMAPKADTPELFMENGKPMDFFKALVGGRSVGVPGVVKGFWEAHQKYGKLPWASLFQPAIKLAEDGFIVSPRLAELLRIEMNPGLRTSPTAKDYFFPGGQALKAGQRLKNPAFAKTLKAIAKDGPKAFYEGDLAKAIVATVRGHASNPGQMALGDLRDYRPIWRGVVCGPYRQYQVCGAPPPAGGLVVTQQLGILNKLPPISNWDLAGVHRFTQASRLAFADRNRYEGDPAFVPVPMKAMLDDKYLTRRSGLVGDSDKFALPGDFGPRADTKSPELPCTSHLVAIDKDGNAVSMTASIEMGFGSTLMVGGFLLNNELTDFNFGDKDAQGRWVANRVQGGKRPRSSMSPTMVLYKGELQGMVGSPGGSRIINYVTKTLVGVIDGGLDIQAAIDLPNVTNRNDYTAVEKGTVAEDWVQGLKARGHDVRVIDLNSGLQGIWRLPDGRWQGGADPRREGKVLAQ; translated from the coding sequence GTGCGACATTGGCTTTGGCTTGCCCTGATACCGACCCTGGTCTTGGCCAAGGGGGAAATTCGCGAGCCGGAAGCGGCCACGGGCCGCCACCAACAGCAGGCTGTGGTAGGCAACAAGCTGATGATGGCTACCGCCAATCCCCTGGCTTCGCAGGCGGGATTTGCCATTCTCAAGCAAGGTGGCTCGGCCGTGGATGCCATCATCGCCGCCGAAATGGTCTTGAACCTGGTCGAGCCTCAGTCGTCCGGGGTCGGTGGCGGTGCCTTCATGCTGGTCTGGGATGAGAAGGCCAAGACCATCAAGACAATGGATGCCAGGGAAATGGCGCCCAAGGCCGACACCCCCGAGCTGTTCATGGAGAACGGTAAGCCCATGGACTTCTTCAAAGCCCTGGTAGGAGGGCGCTCCGTCGGGGTGCCTGGGGTCGTCAAGGGCTTTTGGGAAGCGCACCAGAAATACGGCAAGCTGCCCTGGGCCAGCCTTTTCCAACCGGCCATCAAGCTGGCAGAAGACGGCTTTATCGTCAGCCCACGCCTGGCCGAGCTGCTGCGCATCGAGATGAACCCGGGCCTGCGCACCTCGCCGACAGCCAAGGACTATTTCTTCCCCGGCGGTCAGGCCCTGAAAGCCGGCCAGCGCCTGAAGAACCCTGCCTTTGCCAAGACCCTCAAAGCCATTGCCAAGGACGGACCCAAAGCCTTCTACGAAGGTGATCTGGCCAAGGCCATAGTGGCTACGGTGCGAGGCCATGCCAGCAACCCGGGGCAGATGGCCTTGGGCGACCTGCGTGACTACAGGCCCATTTGGCGCGGCGTCGTCTGTGGCCCCTACCGCCAATATCAGGTGTGTGGTGCGCCGCCCCCGGCTGGCGGCCTGGTGGTGACTCAACAGCTCGGGATACTCAACAAGCTGCCGCCCATCAGCAACTGGGATCTGGCCGGTGTCCACCGCTTTACCCAGGCTTCCCGCCTGGCCTTTGCCGACCGTAACCGCTACGAAGGTGACCCGGCCTTTGTCCCGGTACCCATGAAGGCCATGCTGGACGACAAGTACCTGACCCGCCGTTCCGGCCTGGTAGGGGATTCTGACAAGTTCGCCCTGCCAGGCGATTTTGGCCCCAGGGCCGATACCAAGAGCCCGGAGCTGCCTTGTACCAGCCACCTGGTGGCCATCGACAAGGACGGCAACGCCGTGTCCATGACCGCCAGCATCGAGATGGGCTTCGGCTCCACCCTGATGGTGGGGGGCTTCCTGCTCAACAACGAGCTTACCGACTTCAACTTCGGTGACAAGGACGCTCAAGGCCGCTGGGTGGCCAACAGGGTCCAAGGGGGCAAGCGTCCCCGCAGCTCCATGTCGCCGACCATGGTGCTCTACAAGGGTGAGCTGCAGGGCATGGTGGGCTCTCCCGGCGGTTCAAGGATCATCAACTACGTCACCAAGACCTTGGTGGGCGTCATTGACGGAGGCCTCGACATCCAGGCTGCCATCGACCTGCCCAACGTCACCAACCGCAACGATTACACTGCCGTGGAAAAGGGCACTGTGGCGGAAGACTGGGTCCAGGGTCTCAAGGCCAGGGGCCATGACGTGCGGGTTATCGACCTGAACTCCGGCCTGCAGGGGATCTGGCGCTTGCCGGATGGCCGCTGGCAGGGCGGGGCGGATCCCCGCCGTGAAGGTAAGGTCCTGGCGCAGTAA
- a CDS encoding acyl-CoA thioesterase, which yields MHHTHIKVRGYHLDVYQHVNNARYLEFLEEARWGWLEDSGDMAWFQQHQIAFVVVNININYRAAATLGQQLRIDTCLGKLSERSGVVSQQVFLEGTDTLVADAAITFVCLDQKTGKALPMTGELAEFLQKHLEQG from the coding sequence ATGCATCACACCCACATCAAGGTTCGGGGTTATCACCTGGACGTCTACCAACACGTCAACAACGCCCGTTACCTGGAATTTCTCGAAGAAGCCCGTTGGGGCTGGCTGGAAGACTCAGGGGATATGGCCTGGTTCCAGCAGCACCAGATAGCCTTTGTGGTGGTGAACATCAACATCAACTACCGCGCCGCCGCTACCCTGGGGCAGCAACTGCGCATCGACACTTGCCTGGGCAAACTGTCCGAACGCTCCGGGGTCGTCAGCCAGCAGGTGTTCCTGGAAGGGACCGACACCCTGGTGGCCGACGCCGCCATCACCTTTGTCTGCCTTGACCAGAAGACCGGCAAGGCGCTGCCCATGACAGGGGAGCTTGCCGAATTCCTGCAAAAACACCTAGAGCAGGGCTGA